In Acanthochromis polyacanthus isolate Apoly-LR-REF ecotype Palm Island chromosome 15, KAUST_Apoly_ChrSc, whole genome shotgun sequence, a single genomic region encodes these proteins:
- the LOC127537580 gene encoding E3 SUMO-protein ligase ZBED1-like, whose translation MAKIPTRPKAPQQASLKVMFENVTPYERTSKRHREITQAIAEYLAKDMLPFNSVSGSGFMKMVNVLDKRYSIPARTYFSQVAIPELYKKCKHEVMMEIQAAGFFAGTTDLWTSRASEPYQSLTVHFITEDFDIKARCLQTAYFPDDHTGENIAASLREGLSCWNLPEEKLVCITTDNASNMVKAAELNEWTRLQCFGHRLHLAIENALKEVDDKVSRATGLCRKLVGHFSHSSKKKIALAEAQRQLNLPEHCLIVECQTRWGSKEKMIQRVLEQAKAISKVLSGTPARTLIPTWQDMDVLESIHKALHPLLEFTDALSGEEYVSISYLKPVLHHLATSVLADDAEDTELTKSIKSKVQTYLENKYSCPITQELLDVASFLDPRFKTKYTNTDKIPIIKSRLKTEMLDILRQEKRSRTESAHGPQSAHSSGAKGKKSIGSLFKSSASASDVSSVSVQPEDVVEAEFCSYLLAPLIDGEDDPLKWWKEYKFNFPHLSKMARKYLCIPATSAASERLFSTGGNIVTCTRASLKPANVDMLVFLAKNL comes from the exons ATGGCAAAAATACCAACAAGACCAAAAGCACCTCAACAAGCTTCACTTAAAgtgatgtttgaaaatgttaccCCGTACGAGCGAACatcaaaaagacacagagaaatCACACAGGCAATAGCGGAGTACCTGGCTAAAGACATGCTGCCTTTTAACAGTGTCAGCGGATCTGGATTCATGAAGATGGTCAATGTTTTGGACAAGCGATACAGCATCCCCGCACGTACTTACTTCAGCCAGGTTGCCATCCCTGAACTATATAAAAAGTGCAAGCACGAAGTCATGATGGAGATTCAAGCAGCTGGGTTTTTCGCTGGTACAACAGACTTGTGGACAAGTCGTGCATCTGAGCCGTACCAAAGTCTCACGGTCCATTTCATCACTGAAGATTTTGACATAAAAGCTCGCTGCCTTCAAACTGCCTACTTCCCAGACGACCATACAGGCGAAAATATTGCAGCAAGTCTGAGGGAGGGACTTTCGTGTTGGAATCTACCTGAAGAAAAACTTGTGTGCATCACCACAGACAACGCGTCAAATATGGTGAAGGCTGCGGAGCTGAATGAGTGGACCAGGCTTCAATGCTTCGGACACAGACTCCACCTCGCCATTG aaaacgCTCTTAAAGAAGTAGATGACAAGGTGTCAAGAGCCACAGGACTGTGTAGGAAGCTTGTAGGGCATTTCTCACACAGCTCTAAAAAGAAAATAGCCTTGGCTGAAGCACAGAGGCAGCTTAACTTACCTGAGCACTGTCTCATTGTGGAATGTCAAACACGATGGGGATCCAAAGAGAAGATGATCCAAAGAGTCCTCGAACAGGCCAAGGCCATATCAAAGGTCTTATCAGGAACACCAGCACGCACTCTCATCCCAACGTGGCAAGACATGGATGTGCTTGAATCTATTCACAAAGCACTACATCCACTATTAGAGTTCACAGATGCTCTATCCGGAGAAGAGTACGTCAGCATCTCCTACCTCAAGCCTGTTCTCCATCACTTGGCCACATCTGTGCTTGCTGACGATGCAGAGGATACTGAGTTAACAAAGTCAATTAAATCCAAAGTCCAGACATACCTTGAAAACAAATACAGCTGCCCTATCACTCAAGAACTTTTGGATGTGGCGTCATTTTTAGACCCTCGTTTCAAAACAAAGTACACCAACACAGACAAGATTCCCATCATTAAAAGCAGACTGAAGACAGAAATGCTGGATATACTAAGACAA GAGAAGAGATCTCGCACCGAAAGTGCCCACGGTCCACAAAGTGCACATTCCAGTGGGGCAAAAGGAAAGAAGTCAATTGGCAGCCTCTTCAAGTCCAGCGCTTCAGCCTCCGATGTGTCCAGTGTCAGTGTTCAGCCCGAAGATGTTGTGGAGGCCGAGTTTTGCAGCTACCTCCTTGCCCCCTTGATTGATGGAGAAGACGATCCACTTAAGTGGTGGAAAGAGTACAAATTTAACTTTCCCCACCTGTCGAAAATGGCCCGCAAGTACTTGTGTATACCTGCCACTAGTGCTGCTTCGGAGCGCCTTTTTAGCACAGGGGGCAACATTGTCACTTGCACACGAGCATCACTTAAACCAGCAAACGTGGACATGTTGGTCTTCTTAGCTAAGAACCTGTGA